One genomic window of Kaistia geumhonensis includes the following:
- a CDS encoding TM2 domain-containing protein, whose amino-acid sequence MSLSTEQQLLIEARVANDGPSVLVAYLFWFFLWFVSAHRFYLGRPGSAVLQILSYFVLIGFIWVLVDIFLIPGMVRQRQNDLRMRYAASLRG is encoded by the coding sequence GTGAGCCTCTCGACCGAGCAGCAGCTCTTGATCGAAGCGCGCGTCGCCAATGACGGGCCGAGCGTCTTGGTCGCCTATCTGTTCTGGTTCTTCCTGTGGTTCGTGTCGGCGCACCGCTTCTATCTCGGCCGCCCGGGCAGCGCCGTACTCCAGATTCTCAGCTATTTCGTTCTGATCGGCTTCATCTGGGTTCTCGTCGATATCTTCCTCATCCCGGGAATGGTGAGGCAGCGACAGAACGATCTCCGCATGCGCTACGCCGCCTCGCTCCGGGGCTGA
- a CDS encoding ABC transporter ATP-binding protein: MSETVTDPQRPIERRAAPPPVLRLQGIERHYREGAGRLSVLSGADLSVSTGEIVALVAPSGAGKSTLLHIAGLLERPDKGDVLIDGNSVTAVTDADRTAIRRNKIGFVYQFHHLLPEFTALENVMMPQLIRGLPRKEAATRAEALLAYMRLAERKNHRPSELSGGEQQRVAIARAVANAPRLLLADEPTGNLDPTTAHYVFDALAALVRASGLAALIVTHNMDLAERMDRRITLSGGKVVEL; this comes from the coding sequence ATGAGCGAGACCGTGACCGATCCCCAGCGGCCGATCGAGCGCCGCGCCGCGCCGCCGCCGGTCCTGCGCCTGCAGGGCATCGAACGACATTATCGCGAGGGCGCCGGCCGGCTGTCCGTTCTGAGCGGCGCCGATCTGTCGGTTTCGACGGGCGAGATCGTCGCGCTCGTCGCACCGTCGGGCGCGGGCAAGTCGACCCTTCTCCACATCGCCGGTCTGCTGGAGCGGCCCGACAAGGGCGACGTGCTGATCGACGGCAATTCGGTGACCGCCGTCACGGATGCCGACCGGACGGCGATCAGGCGCAACAAGATCGGCTTCGTCTACCAGTTTCACCATCTCCTGCCCGAATTCACGGCGCTGGAGAATGTGATGATGCCGCAGTTGATCCGCGGCCTGCCTCGCAAGGAGGCGGCGACGCGCGCCGAGGCTCTGCTCGCCTATATGCGGCTCGCCGAGCGCAAGAATCATCGCCCGTCCGAGCTTTCGGGAGGCGAGCAGCAGCGCGTGGCGATCGCCCGCGCCGTGGCGAATGCACCGCGCCTGCTCCTCGCCGACGAGCCGACGGGCAATCTCGATCCGACCACCGCCCATTACGTTTTTGATGCCCTGGCCGCTCTGGTGCGCGCCTCCGGACTTGCTGCGCTGATCGTCACTCACAACATGGACCTCGCCGAACGCATGGATCGGCGCATCACGCTTTCAGGCGGAAAGGTCGTCGAACTGTGA
- the gmd gene encoding GDP-mannose 4,6-dehydratase — protein sequence MVSKTGKTALITGATGQDGAYLSELLLEKGYVVHGVKRRSSSFNTGRVEHLYQDPHEKDPRFILHYGDMTDSTNLIRIVQETQPDEIYNLAAQSHVQVSFETPEYTANADAIGTLRLLEAIRLLKLTEKTRFYQASTSELYGKVQEIPQSEKTPFYPRSPYAAAKLYGYWIVVNYREAYGMHASNGILFNHESPLRGETFVTRKITRAVAAIHHGKQDRLYLGNLDAKRDWGHAREYVRGMWLILQQDQADDYVLATGETHTVRSFVEKAFSHVDIAIEWQGEGVEEKGIDKKTGRVLVAIDPRYFRPTEVDLLIGDPAKAKAKLGWTHETDLDGLVAEMVAEDLKVMAHAPVMHNA from the coding sequence ATGGTTTCAAAGACGGGGAAGACGGCGCTGATCACCGGCGCGACGGGTCAGGACGGCGCCTACCTCTCGGAGCTCCTGCTCGAGAAGGGCTATGTCGTTCATGGCGTGAAGCGGCGCTCGTCGTCGTTCAACACGGGGCGCGTGGAGCATCTCTACCAGGATCCTCACGAGAAGGATCCGCGCTTCATCCTGCATTACGGCGACATGACGGATTCGACCAATCTGATCCGCATCGTGCAGGAGACGCAGCCGGACGAGATCTACAATCTCGCCGCCCAGAGCCATGTGCAGGTCAGCTTCGAGACGCCGGAATACACGGCCAATGCCGACGCGATCGGCACGCTGCGCCTGCTGGAGGCGATCCGCCTCCTGAAGCTCACCGAGAAGACTCGCTTCTACCAGGCGTCGACCTCGGAACTCTATGGCAAGGTCCAGGAGATTCCGCAGAGCGAGAAGACGCCGTTCTATCCGCGCTCGCCCTATGCCGCCGCGAAGCTCTACGGCTACTGGATCGTGGTGAACTACCGCGAGGCCTATGGCATGCACGCCTCGAACGGCATCCTGTTCAACCATGAGAGCCCGCTGCGCGGCGAGACCTTCGTCACCCGCAAGATCACCCGCGCTGTGGCGGCGATTCATCACGGCAAGCAGGACCGCCTCTATCTCGGCAATCTCGACGCCAAGCGCGACTGGGGCCATGCCCGTGAATATGTGCGCGGCATGTGGCTGATCTTGCAGCAGGACCAGGCCGACGACTACGTGCTGGCGACGGGCGAGACCCACACCGTGCGCTCCTTCGTCGAGAAGGCCTTCTCCCATGTCGACATCGCCATCGAGTGGCAGGGCGAGGGCGTCGAGGAGAAGGGCATCGACAAGAAGACCGGCCGCGTGCTGGTGGCGATCGATCCGCGCTATTTCCGCCCGACCGAAGTCGACCTCCTGATCGGCGACCCGGCCAAGGCCAAGGCGAAGCTCGGCTGGACGCATGAGACGGACCTCGACGGGCTCGTCGCGGAGATGGTGGCCGAGGATCTCAAGGTCATGGCGCACGCTCCGGTCATGCACAACGCCTGA
- a CDS encoding lipoprotein-releasing ABC transporter permease subunit, with protein sequence MAEPTGTKAFSPFEWMLAGRYLRARRRETFISIIAGFSFVGIMLGVATLIIVMAVMNGFRYELIGKILGVNGHMIVQPIDTPFTDFADVASRIAMVKGVKAAIPFVEGQVLASGASTSNGALVRGIRAEDLPSVPGVASNIRQGTLKDFDTAGGVAIGTRLATALGLSIGDKITLVSPRGAVTPMGVTPRVKAYPVTAIFEIGMSEYDSTFVFMPFAEAQLYFNQDDKASAVEVYLDDPEMAGTLTPMIETAAGRPVLITDWRQRNMTFFSALEVERNMMFMILTLIVLVAALNIISGMTMLVKDKGHDIAILRTMGATRGAILRVFFLTGAAIGTFGTLFGVILGTVVCWNVESIRQFVSWLTRTEIFSPELYFLSRLPARMEPAEVTSIVIMAIVLSYLATIYPAWRAARLDPVEALRYE encoded by the coding sequence ATGGCGGAGCCGACCGGCACCAAGGCCTTTTCACCTTTTGAGTGGATGCTGGCGGGGCGCTATCTGCGGGCCCGCCGGCGTGAGACGTTCATCTCGATCATCGCCGGCTTCTCCTTCGTCGGCATCATGCTGGGCGTAGCGACGCTCATCATCGTGATGGCCGTCATGAACGGCTTCCGATACGAGCTGATCGGCAAGATCCTCGGCGTGAACGGCCACATGATCGTGCAGCCGATCGACACGCCCTTCACCGATTTCGCCGATGTCGCCTCGCGCATCGCGATGGTGAAGGGGGTCAAGGCTGCGATTCCCTTCGTGGAAGGCCAGGTCCTGGCCTCCGGCGCGTCGACGTCGAACGGCGCGCTGGTGCGCGGCATCCGGGCCGAGGACCTGCCCTCCGTCCCCGGCGTCGCCAGCAACATCCGCCAGGGCACGCTGAAGGATTTCGACACGGCCGGCGGTGTCGCCATCGGGACGCGCCTCGCGACCGCGCTCGGCCTCTCGATCGGCGACAAGATCACGCTGGTTTCGCCACGCGGGGCAGTCACGCCGATGGGGGTGACGCCGCGCGTGAAGGCCTATCCGGTCACGGCGATCTTCGAGATCGGTATGTCGGAATATGATTCGACCTTCGTCTTCATGCCCTTCGCCGAGGCGCAGCTCTATTTCAACCAGGACGACAAGGCCTCGGCCGTCGAGGTCTATCTCGACGATCCCGAGATGGCCGGCACGCTGACGCCGATGATCGAGACCGCAGCCGGTCGGCCGGTGCTCATAACCGACTGGCGGCAGCGCAACATGACCTTCTTCTCCGCCCTCGAGGTGGAGCGGAACATGATGTTCATGATCCTGACGCTGATCGTGCTGGTGGCGGCGCTCAACATCATCTCCGGCATGACCATGCTGGTGAAGGACAAGGGCCACGACATCGCCATCCTGAGAACAATGGGCGCGACGCGCGGTGCGATCCTTCGCGTCTTCTTCCTGACCGGCGCGGCGATCGGCACCTTCGGCACGCTGTTCGGCGTCATTCTCGGCACGGTGGTGTGCTGGAACGTCGAATCGATCCGCCAGTTCGTCTCCTGGCTGACGCGGACGGAGATCTTCTCGCCCGAACTCTATTTCCTATCCCGCCTTCCGGCGCGGATGGAGCCCGCCGAAGTGACGAGTATCGTCATCATGGCGATCGTGCTCTCCTATCTCGCGACCATCTATCCGGCATGGCGGGCCGCCCGCCTCGATCCCGTGGAGGCGCTGCGCTACGAATGA
- the atzF gene encoding allophanate hydrolase, with protein MLPTFLDIATLSKGYRSGAFTPVDVIRAVIERIEAWPDRAVWISRFDDAALVAAAEALVAAGAPSDDQPLWGIPFAVKDNIDVAGLETTAACPAFAYRPDRDATVVARLKAAGAIVVGKTNLDQFATGLNGTRSPYGAPRSVFNEAYVSGGSSSGSAVAVASGQVAFALGTDTAGSGRIPAAFNNLVGVKPSRGMLSGSGLVPACRSLDCITVMAGTAGDADLVRRVAAGYDAADPYSRDLPAAALPAGGFRFGVLDAEEREFFGDDATEALYDAAIARLEALGGTAVPIDYAPFRECAALLYGGPWVAERLAAIETFVDDNAEAMDPTVRTIVEGARAYSAVDAFRGQYRLEELRKLTDTQWALMDVLLLPTAPTAYTVEAMKADPIRLNSNLGRYTNFVNLLDCSAIAIPAGFRPDGMPGGVTLIGPAFADAALAELGDRLHRASPFGMGRDTAALLPEASRIAAPAEELLPVVVVGAHLSGMPLNPQLTTAGGRLLKTCRTAADYRLYVLPDTVPPKPGLIRDPGFAGDGLAVEVWGLSAAAFGAFVNAIPAPLGVGKVTLDDGSQATGFLCEPYAVKGAREITALGGWRAYIAEKTAIV; from the coding sequence ATGCTGCCGACTTTTCTCGATATCGCGACGCTCTCGAAGGGCTATCGCAGCGGCGCCTTCACGCCGGTCGACGTCATCCGCGCCGTGATCGAGCGCATCGAAGCCTGGCCGGACCGCGCCGTCTGGATCTCGCGCTTCGACGACGCGGCGCTGGTCGCGGCGGCCGAGGCGCTCGTGGCGGCCGGAGCCCCCTCCGACGACCAGCCGCTCTGGGGAATCCCCTTCGCGGTGAAGGACAATATCGACGTCGCCGGGCTCGAGACGACCGCCGCCTGCCCCGCCTTCGCCTATCGTCCGGACCGCGACGCGACGGTCGTAGCGCGGCTGAAGGCAGCCGGCGCCATCGTCGTCGGCAAGACCAATCTCGACCAGTTCGCGACCGGCCTCAACGGCACCCGCTCGCCTTATGGCGCGCCACGCTCCGTGTTCAACGAGGCCTATGTCTCGGGCGGCTCCTCCTCGGGCTCGGCGGTCGCCGTCGCCTCGGGACAGGTTGCCTTCGCGCTCGGGACGGATACGGCAGGATCCGGGCGCATTCCTGCGGCCTTCAACAATCTCGTCGGGGTTAAGCCCTCGCGCGGCATGCTCTCGGGCAGCGGGCTGGTGCCGGCCTGCCGCAGCCTCGACTGCATCACCGTGATGGCGGGGACGGCGGGCGATGCCGACCTCGTGCGCCGCGTCGCGGCCGGGTACGACGCGGCCGATCCCTATTCGCGCGATCTTCCGGCGGCGGCCCTGCCGGCGGGTGGCTTCCGCTTCGGCGTCCTCGATGCCGAGGAGCGCGAGTTCTTCGGCGACGACGCGACGGAAGCGCTCTACGACGCGGCGATCGCCCGGCTCGAGGCGCTCGGCGGCACGGCGGTGCCGATCGACTATGCCCCGTTCCGCGAATGCGCCGCGCTGCTTTATGGCGGCCCATGGGTCGCCGAGCGGCTGGCCGCGATCGAGACCTTCGTGGACGACAACGCCGAGGCGATGGACCCGACCGTACGCACGATCGTGGAGGGCGCGCGCGCCTATTCGGCGGTCGACGCCTTTCGCGGGCAGTACCGTCTCGAGGAATTGCGCAAGCTGACGGACACGCAATGGGCGCTGATGGACGTGCTGCTGCTGCCGACTGCGCCGACGGCCTACACGGTCGAGGCGATGAAGGCCGATCCGATCCGCCTCAACTCCAATCTCGGCCGCTACACCAATTTCGTGAACCTGCTCGATTGCAGCGCCATTGCGATTCCCGCCGGCTTCCGGCCGGACGGAATGCCCGGCGGCGTGACGCTGATCGGCCCCGCCTTCGCGGATGCAGCGCTGGCGGAGCTGGGCGACCGGCTGCACCGGGCATCGCCCTTCGGCATGGGCCGCGACACGGCGGCCCTGCTGCCAGAGGCGAGCCGCATCGCTGCCCCGGCCGAGGAGCTTCTTCCGGTCGTCGTCGTCGGCGCGCATCTCTCGGGCATGCCGCTCAACCCGCAGCTGACCACCGCAGGCGGCCGGCTGTTGAAGACCTGCCGCACGGCCGCCGACTATCGTCTCTACGTCCTCCCCGACACCGTGCCTCCGAAGCCGGGCCTCATCCGCGATCCCGGCTTTGCCGGCGACGGCCTCGCGGTCGAAGTGTGGGGGCTTTCGGCGGCCGCTTTCGGCGCCTTCGTCAACGCCATTCCCGCGCCGCTCGGCGTCGGCAAGGTGACGCTCGACGACGGGTCGCAAGCGACCGGCTTCCTCTGTGAGCCCTATGCCGTCAAGGGCGCCCGCGAGATCACCGCGCTCGGCGGCTGGCGCGCCTATATCGCCGAGAAGACGGCGATCGTCTGA
- a CDS encoding CYTH and CHAD domain-containing protein produces the protein MKDEADRGVETELKFAIDAADLPALRAHRMFAGLADKRQLLEATYFDTPDNLLHEAGFSLRLRRSGDTVVQTLKGKRPGGSGLLHRDEHERVVADGMLDEPALAEGLPPDLLHRVRGRLEPRFSMVVTRSAWTIEEGDGVVEVSTDEGRIIAGERSEPIAEVEFELLSGDPAALFALARSALIAIPLHLQPLAKSDRGYRLCGGKADSFTGTVLPLDPQATAAAALRSLAEPLVRAIAVERATVMTDSDAEAVHRLRVLLRKQRTLFDLADAMLPGTLPPVLAATIREAFKRLGEARDLDILQAVIPVNQMEAADQLSTIARARNAALLRARTVLASRAFAEALLDLLAFAEGIGHLATDSAADVPAVTAAASALDERWRSIRDSRRPGRLRPAARHKLRIRAKWLRDATEFLAGLFADAKSEKRAGDLMNDLRDLQGALGALNDRDSAWRLGKVWLGKPLSASLGLKPDSRAEKGGVHDADAAFRSLRKCRRYWRGAAPSAQ, from the coding sequence ATGAAGGACGAAGCCGACAGAGGGGTCGAGACCGAACTCAAATTCGCCATCGATGCCGCGGATCTCCCGGCCCTTCGCGCACATCGGATGTTCGCGGGCCTCGCAGACAAGCGGCAACTGCTGGAAGCGACCTATTTCGATACGCCCGATAACTTGCTCCACGAGGCCGGCTTCTCACTGCGGCTGCGACGCTCGGGCGACACGGTGGTGCAGACGCTGAAGGGCAAGCGGCCGGGCGGCTCCGGCTTGCTGCACCGAGACGAGCACGAGCGTGTCGTCGCCGATGGCATGCTGGACGAGCCGGCGCTGGCCGAAGGACTGCCGCCCGATCTGCTGCACCGCGTGCGCGGCCGGCTGGAGCCGCGCTTCTCGATGGTCGTGACGCGCAGCGCATGGACGATCGAGGAAGGCGACGGGGTGGTCGAGGTCAGCACCGACGAAGGCCGGATCATCGCTGGCGAACGCAGCGAGCCGATCGCCGAGGTCGAGTTCGAACTGCTTTCCGGCGATCCGGCCGCCCTGTTCGCGCTGGCCCGGTCGGCGCTCATCGCCATACCGCTGCATCTCCAGCCGCTCGCAAAGTCCGATCGTGGCTATCGGCTCTGTGGCGGCAAGGCGGACAGTTTCACGGGAACCGTCCTGCCGCTCGATCCGCAGGCGACCGCCGCGGCGGCGCTGCGCAGCCTGGCCGAGCCGCTGGTGCGCGCCATCGCGGTCGAACGCGCGACCGTCATGACCGACAGCGACGCCGAGGCGGTCCACCGGCTCCGCGTGCTGCTGCGCAAGCAACGGACACTGTTTGACCTCGCCGACGCCATGCTGCCCGGCACGCTGCCGCCCGTATTGGCCGCAACCATTCGCGAGGCCTTCAAGAGGCTCGGCGAGGCCCGCGATCTGGACATCCTGCAGGCCGTCATCCCCGTCAACCAGATGGAAGCGGCCGACCAGCTCTCGACCATCGCCCGCGCCCGCAATGCCGCGCTGCTCAGGGCCCGAACGGTCCTCGCCTCGCGCGCGTTCGCCGAGGCGCTGCTCGATCTGCTGGCCTTTGCCGAGGGGATAGGACACCTCGCGACGGACAGCGCCGCCGACGTCCCCGCCGTTACCGCCGCTGCATCGGCGCTGGACGAGCGCTGGCGCTCCATCCGAGACAGCCGCCGGCCGGGGCGGCTGCGACCCGCCGCGCGGCACAAGCTGCGCATTCGCGCCAAATGGCTGCGCGACGCGACCGAGTTCCTTGCCGGCCTCTTCGCTGATGCGAAATCCGAAAAACGGGCGGGCGACCTCATGAACGATCTTCGTGATTTGCAGGGCGCGCTCGGAGCGCTCAACGATCGCGACAGCGCCTGGCGTCTCGGCAAGGTCTGGCTCGGCAAGCCGCTCTCGGCCTCGCTCGGACTGAAGCCGGACTCACGCGCCGAAAAGGGTGGCGTCCACGACGCCGACGCGGCGTTCCGCAGCCTCAGGAAGTGTCGCAGATACTGGCGCGGCGCCGCGCCTTCCGCTCAATGA
- a CDS encoding UDP-glucose dehydrogenase family protein translates to MKIAMIGSGYVGLVSGACFADFGHSVVCVDKAVAKIEALERGEIPIYEPGLDALVAENVKAGRLSFTTELAGAVAAADMVFIAVGTPSRRGDGHADLSYVYAAAREIALAVTGFTVVVTKSTVPVGTGDEVERIIRETNPAADVAVVSNPEFLREGAAIGDFKKPDRIVVGLEDERAREPMVEVYRPLYLNASPIVFTSRRSSELIKYAANAFLAMKITFINEIADLCEEVGADVQAVSRGIGLDNRIGSKFLHAGPGYGGSCFPKDTLALVKTAQDHGSAVRLIETTVAINDQRKRAMARKVIAACGGDARGKVVAVLGLTFKPRTDDMREAPSLSIIQALQDAGAKVVAHDPVGMEAAKPLLDDAVSYAESPYEAAAGADALVLVTEWDQFRALDFARLKAAMRAPVLVDLRNVYSPDEVARHGFTYEGVGRAATAGDVEASILGTAAE, encoded by the coding sequence GTGAAGATTGCGATGATCGGTTCCGGCTATGTCGGTTTGGTGTCCGGTGCGTGTTTTGCGGATTTCGGCCATAGCGTGGTCTGCGTCGACAAGGCAGTGGCCAAGATCGAGGCGCTGGAGCGTGGCGAGATTCCGATCTACGAGCCGGGGCTCGATGCGCTGGTCGCTGAGAATGTGAAGGCCGGTCGGCTCTCGTTCACGACCGAGCTCGCCGGTGCCGTGGCCGCGGCGGACATGGTATTCATCGCGGTCGGCACCCCGTCGCGACGTGGCGACGGTCATGCCGATCTCTCCTATGTCTACGCGGCGGCGCGCGAGATCGCGCTGGCGGTGACGGGCTTCACCGTGGTGGTGACGAAGTCGACCGTTCCGGTGGGGACGGGCGACGAGGTCGAGCGGATCATCCGCGAGACGAACCCCGCCGCCGATGTCGCTGTCGTGTCGAACCCGGAATTCCTGCGCGAAGGCGCCGCGATCGGCGATTTCAAGAAGCCGGACCGCATCGTGGTCGGCCTCGAGGACGAGCGGGCGCGCGAGCCGATGGTCGAGGTCTACCGGCCGCTCTACCTCAATGCCTCGCCGATCGTATTCACCTCGCGTCGCTCTTCCGAGTTGATCAAATATGCGGCGAACGCGTTCCTGGCGATGAAGATCACCTTCATCAACGAGATCGCCGATCTCTGCGAGGAAGTGGGCGCGGACGTGCAGGCGGTGTCGCGCGGCATCGGCCTCGACAATCGGATCGGCTCGAAGTTCCTGCATGCCGGCCCCGGCTATGGCGGCTCCTGCTTCCCGAAGGACACTCTGGCGCTGGTCAAGACGGCGCAGGATCATGGCAGCGCGGTGCGGCTGATCGAAACCACGGTGGCGATCAACGACCAGCGCAAGCGGGCGATGGCGCGGAAGGTCATCGCGGCCTGTGGCGGGGATGCTCGCGGCAAGGTCGTGGCCGTGCTCGGGCTGACCTTCAAGCCGCGCACCGACGACATGCGAGAGGCGCCGTCGCTGTCGATCATCCAGGCGCTGCAGGATGCCGGAGCGAAGGTCGTGGCGCACGATCCGGTCGGCATGGAGGCGGCGAAGCCGCTTCTCGACGACGCAGTCAGCTATGCCGAGAGCCCATACGAGGCGGCGGCGGGCGCGGATGCTCTGGTCCTGGTGACGGAATGGGACCAGTTCCGGGCGCTGGATTTCGCGCGGCTGAAGGCGGCGATGCGCGCGCCGGTTCTCGTCGACCTGCGCAATGTCTACAGCCCGGACGAGGTGGCTCGCCACGGCTTTACCTACGAGGGCGTCGGGCGGGCTGCGACGGCGGGCGATGTCGAGGCATCGATCCTCGGTACCGCCGCGGAGTAG
- a CDS encoding MgtC/SapB family protein — protein MDSDLALRLALALGIGLVVGLERGWREREASPGSRTAGLRTYALSGLLGGIVAAVSRAAEAPVLIGFGFVGFIAIFAWFKRDESRADRDFSVTGTVAAMLVFMLGVLSVVGDREIAAAGGIATAALLAAREWLHALVARITWAEMRSSLLLLAMTVIVLPLLPDRALDPLGALNPRAIWMLTILIAGLSYAGYLGMRVLGPSRGVLVAALTGGMVSSTAVTVAFARRSAGGEDGRLLAAGAAAAGAVSITRVLVVAAAIQPALAPLLVAYAVPAALVLAAPAVRLAFQRAPAGEGGVALGNPFELLPVLGFAGLLAGVGLLAALVSQRFGAAGLYPLGALSGLADVDAFTLSTARLAGRSIGIAEAGYAILICVGVNALARAGYGAAVGDRRFGGRIAFFSLAAIAVGGASGLVLGAAYP, from the coding sequence ATGGACTCGGATCTGGCTCTCAGACTGGCGCTGGCCCTTGGCATCGGGCTCGTCGTGGGCCTCGAGCGCGGCTGGCGCGAGCGGGAGGCCTCGCCGGGGAGCCGCACGGCGGGCCTGCGCACCTATGCGCTCTCCGGGCTCCTCGGAGGCATTGTGGCCGCCGTGTCTCGGGCGGCCGAAGCGCCGGTGCTGATCGGCTTCGGCTTCGTCGGCTTCATCGCCATCTTCGCCTGGTTCAAGCGCGACGAGAGCCGGGCGGACCGCGACTTCAGCGTCACCGGCACCGTGGCGGCGATGCTCGTCTTCATGCTCGGCGTCCTCAGCGTCGTGGGCGACCGCGAGATCGCCGCCGCCGGCGGCATCGCAACCGCCGCGCTCCTCGCGGCGCGCGAGTGGCTGCACGCGCTCGTGGCGCGCATCACCTGGGCGGAGATGCGGTCCAGCCTGCTGCTCCTGGCGATGACCGTCATCGTGCTGCCGCTGCTGCCCGATCGCGCGCTCGATCCGCTCGGAGCGCTCAATCCGCGCGCGATCTGGATGCTGACCATCCTCATCGCCGGGCTTTCCTATGCCGGCTATCTCGGCATGCGCGTACTCGGCCCCTCACGCGGCGTGCTGGTGGCGGCTCTCACGGGCGGGATGGTCTCGTCCACCGCCGTCACGGTCGCCTTCGCCCGCCGATCGGCAGGGGGCGAGGACGGAAGGCTGCTCGCAGCCGGGGCGGCCGCGGCGGGCGCGGTTTCCATCACCCGCGTCCTTGTCGTCGCGGCGGCGATCCAGCCCGCCCTGGCGCCGCTCCTCGTGGCCTATGCGGTTCCGGCGGCGCTGGTGCTCGCCGCCCCCGCCGTGCGGCTCGCCTTCCAGCGAGCGCCCGCCGGAGAAGGCGGCGTCGCGCTCGGGAACCCGTTCGAGCTTCTGCCCGTTCTCGGATTCGCGGGTCTCCTCGCCGGCGTCGGCCTCCTTGCCGCCTTAGTCAGCCAGCGCTTCGGAGCCGCCGGTCTCTATCCACTCGGAGCGCTGTCGGGACTCGCAGATGTCGATGCCTTCACTCTCTCAACCGCCCGGCTCGCCGGTCGATCGATCGGGATCGCCGAGGCAGGTTACGCGATCCTCATCTGCGTCGGCGTCAACGCGCTGGCTCGCGCCGGCTATGGCGCCGCGGTCGGCGATCGTCGCTTCGGCGGGCGCATCGCCTTCTTCAGCCTCGCTGCGATCGCCGTGGGCGGCGCCTCGGGTCTCGTCCTCGGCGCCGCATACCCCTGA
- a CDS encoding WcaI family glycosyltransferase, whose protein sequence is MTHKVLVYGMNYAPEMAGVGRYTGEIAEHLAAEGKSVVVVTTPAHYPGWRVQAPYRNAYQTETLNGVTVVRCPLLLRERMEGVWRLIAPISFAATSLPAVLWQFIRHRPDTLLCIEPTLIAAPAALLAAKLTGARSILHVQDLEVDAAFAVGHLGSKTWLKRLGYAFERVVMRGFDRVVTISNRMAEKIAEKGVPEARVSVIRNWVDLDQIFPLDGPSPYRQELGYADDDFVVLYSGNIGAKQGLHVLLDAAERLAGDRSIRFVIAGEGPAKTDLVARYGKLDTVRFLPFQPYERLNAFLNMADLHALPQDANAADLVLPSKLGGMLASGRPIVVTAASGTEIFEFLGQAAFITPPGDSEKLAEAIRDVARQKLTTDRVLQSQLSAQLSRSDGLKRFTEALET, encoded by the coding sequence ATGACCCACAAGGTCCTCGTCTACGGCATGAACTACGCCCCCGAAATGGCGGGCGTAGGCCGCTACACCGGCGAGATTGCCGAGCATCTGGCGGCGGAGGGCAAGTCGGTCGTCGTCGTGACGACGCCGGCTCACTATCCCGGCTGGCGCGTGCAGGCTCCCTATCGCAACGCCTACCAGACCGAGACGCTGAACGGCGTCACGGTCGTTCGTTGTCCGCTGCTTCTGCGCGAGCGGATGGAAGGTGTCTGGCGGCTGATCGCGCCGATCAGTTTCGCCGCGACCTCCCTTCCGGCGGTGCTCTGGCAGTTTATCCGCCATCGTCCCGATACGCTGCTCTGCATCGAGCCGACGCTGATCGCCGCTCCCGCGGCCCTGCTGGCGGCCAAGCTCACGGGCGCTCGCAGCATTCTGCATGTCCAGGACCTCGAGGTGGACGCGGCCTTCGCCGTAGGCCATCTCGGCAGCAAGACCTGGCTGAAGCGTCTCGGCTATGCCTTCGAGCGCGTCGTGATGCGCGGATTTGATCGCGTCGTAACCATCTCCAATCGCATGGCCGAAAAGATCGCCGAGAAGGGCGTGCCGGAGGCCAGGGTCAGCGTCATCCGCAACTGGGTCGATCTCGACCAGATCTTCCCGCTCGATGGGCCGAGTCCCTACCGGCAGGAACTCGGTTATGCCGACGACGATTTCGTCGTTCTCTATTCGGGGAATATCGGCGCCAAGCAGGGGCTGCATGTCCTCCTCGACGCGGCCGAGCGTCTCGCCGGCGATCGCTCGATCCGCTTCGTGATTGCGGGGGAAGGGCCGGCCAAGACCGATCTCGTCGCGCGCTACGGCAAGCTCGACACGGTGCGCTTCCTGCCGTTCCAGCCCTATGAGCGGCTCAACGCCTTCCTCAACATGGCGGACCTGCATGCGCTGCCGCAGGACGCCAACGCCGCCGATCTGGTGCTGCCGTCGAAGCTCGGCGGAATGCTCGCCTCGGGCAGGCCCATCGTCGTGACGGCGGCGTCCGGCACGGAGATCTTCGAGTTTCTCGGCCAGGCGGCCTTCATCACGCCGCCGGGCGATTCGGAGAAGCTTGCCGAAGCGATCCGCGACGTGGCGCGCCAGAAGCTCACCACGGATCGCGTGCTGCAATCCCAGCTCTCGGCGCAGCTGTCGCGAAGCGACGGCCTCAAGCGGTTCACGGAAGCGCTCGAGACCTGA